The following is a genomic window from Brevibacterium limosum.
CGCCCGCAGCCTCGACGTTGACGAGCACCTCACCGGGGCCCGGCTTCGGGGTCTCGATCTCACCGAACTCAAGGACCTCGGGTCCACCTGCCTGCATTGCACGAACTGCCTGGGTCATGACGCCTCCTGCATATAAATTAATTGCCTGGTATGGTTATACATATGAACGATCTTACGGTTGCCGTCTCCGGTGCCACCGGATACGCCGGGGGAGAGGTCCTCCGGCTGCTGAGCACTCACCCCCACTTGAACGTCACCACGGTGTGCGGACATTCCACCGCGGGCGAGAAGCTCGGCCGACATCAACCCCATCTTCCACGATTCTCTGACCTCGTGGTCCAGGAGTCCACCGCCGAGGTGCTCGCCGGCCACGACGTCGTCATCCTCGCGCTCCCGCACGGTCAGTCCGGACAGATCGCCGCCGAACTCGAACAGACGAGCCCCGACACCCTCATCGTCGACCTCGCCGCCGACCACCGCCTCATCAGCGCTGCCGCCTGGGAGAAGTTCTACGGATCCGCACACCAGGGCACTTGGGCCTACGGCCTGCCTGAACTGCTGACCGCCGACGGCACCAAACAGCGAGAGGTGCTCAAGTCAACGAAGCGCATCGCAGTGCCCGGGTGCAACGTCACCGCTGTGAGCCTCGGGCTGGCACCGCTCCTCCAAGCAGGTCTCGCCGCACCCGCCGGACTCAACGCGGTCCTCGCGAACGGAGTCTCCGGGGCAGGCAAGGCACTGAAGCCGCACCTCACCGCCGCCGAGATCCTCGGCAACGCCTCGCCGTACGGCACGGGAGGCACCCACCGGCACGTGCCCGAGATCGAGCAGAACCTCAATGGAGTCCTCGGCGCCGACGCCGCTGACGGCCCCACCCGGATCTCTTTCGCCCCAACACTCGTGCCGATGGCTCGCGGGATTCTCGCGACCATCACCGCCGACGCCGGTGAAGCCGCACCGCGCACTGCCGAAGGCCTTCTGGACGCCGTGGCGCTCAAGGACCAGCTGGCCGCCGCGTTCGCCCAGGCCTACGCCGACGAGCCCTTCGTTCGCGTCCTGCCCGAAGGCCTCTGGCCGCAAACCGCGGCGACCACCGGGTCGAACGTCGCGCAGATCCAGTTCACCGTCGACGAACGAGCCCAAAAGATCCTCGTCGTCGTGGCACTCGACAATCTTGTGCGCGGCACGGCCGGACAAGCCCTCCAATCCATCCACCTGGCCCTCGGTCTCGACGAGACCACCGCCCTTCCCCTCGAAGGAGTCGCCCCATGAGCGTCACCGCCCCACTCGGCTTCACCGCCGCCGGACTCACCGCCGGACTCAAACCCTCCGGCACCAAAGACCTCTCCCTGGTCATCAACAACGGACCCGACACCGCCGTCGCCGCCGTCTACACGTCCAACCGCTGCAAGGCCAACCCCGTCCTGTGGTCCCAGAAGGCCTCGGCCAATGGGCAGGCCCGCGCCGTCGTCCTCAACTCCGGGGGAGCGAACTGCTACACCGGCGACTTCGGATACGAGACCACGACACTCACCGCGCAGACCACCGCGGAAGTTCTCACCGACGCCGGCACCGACACGGTGCCTGAGGACGTGCTCGTCTGCTCGACCGGACTCATCGGCGTCGGCGGACAGGACTTCCGCGACGCAATTGTGAACAACCTCGCCCCGCTCGTCGCCGCGGCCGATACGAGCGTCGAAGCCGGACAGTCCGCTGCCGAGGCGATCATGACCACCGACACCGTCGCGAAGACCGCCAGCCGCACCGGCTCCAGCGGATACACCATTGGCGGCATGGCCAAGGGCGCGGGCATGCTCGCACCCGGACTGGCCACGATGCTCGTCGTCATCACCACCGACGCCAAACTCGACCAGATCACGCTTGACCAGGCTCTGCGTGCCTCGACGAACCGGTCCTTCGACCGCCTCGACACCGACGGCTGCATGTCGACGAACGACACTGTCATCCTCATGTCCTCCGGTGCCCACGACGCCGCCGTCGACACCGACGAGTTCACCACCTTGCTGCGCGAACTCTGCCTCGACCTCATGCACCAACTCCACGTCGACGCCGAAGGCGCCCACCACGACATCGCCATCACCACCAAGGGTGCTGCCAGCGAAGCAGATGCCGTCGAAGTCTCTCGTTCCGTGGCACGGTCGGCCCTGTTCAAGGCCGCGATCTTCGGGGAGGACCCGAACTGGGGCCGCGTCGTCGCTCAGGTGGGAACCACCTCGGCGGATTTCGATCCCACCCAGATCGACGTGATCATCAACGGCGTCCAGGTGTGCACGGCCTCCGGTCCCGACGAAGACCCCGCGAACGTGACGTTCGACCGCACAGTTGATGTGTCAATCGACCTCCACGCCGGAGACGACACCGCCACCGTGTGGACCTCGGACCTCACCCACGACTACGTCGAAGAGAACAGCGCCTACTCCTCATGAACAGCCCCGTCGACATG
Proteins encoded in this region:
- the argC gene encoding N-acetyl-gamma-glutamyl-phosphate reductase — encoded protein: MNDLTVAVSGATGYAGGEVLRLLSTHPHLNVTTVCGHSTAGEKLGRHQPHLPRFSDLVVQESTAEVLAGHDVVILALPHGQSGQIAAELEQTSPDTLIVDLAADHRLISAAAWEKFYGSAHQGTWAYGLPELLTADGTKQREVLKSTKRIAVPGCNVTAVSLGLAPLLQAGLAAPAGLNAVLANGVSGAGKALKPHLTAAEILGNASPYGTGGTHRHVPEIEQNLNGVLGADAADGPTRISFAPTLVPMARGILATITADAGEAAPRTAEGLLDAVALKDQLAAAFAQAYADEPFVRVLPEGLWPQTAATTGSNVAQIQFTVDERAQKILVVVALDNLVRGTAGQALQSIHLALGLDETTALPLEGVAP
- the argJ gene encoding bifunctional glutamate N-acetyltransferase/amino-acid acetyltransferase ArgJ, with translation MSVTAPLGFTAAGLTAGLKPSGTKDLSLVINNGPDTAVAAVYTSNRCKANPVLWSQKASANGQARAVVLNSGGANCYTGDFGYETTTLTAQTTAEVLTDAGTDTVPEDVLVCSTGLIGVGGQDFRDAIVNNLAPLVAAADTSVEAGQSAAEAIMTTDTVAKTASRTGSSGYTIGGMAKGAGMLAPGLATMLVVITTDAKLDQITLDQALRASTNRSFDRLDTDGCMSTNDTVILMSSGAHDAAVDTDEFTTLLRELCLDLMHQLHVDAEGAHHDIAITTKGAASEADAVEVSRSVARSALFKAAIFGEDPNWGRVVAQVGTTSADFDPTQIDVIINGVQVCTASGPDEDPANVTFDRTVDVSIDLHAGDDTATVWTSDLTHDYVEENSAYSS